A single region of the Alosa alosa isolate M-15738 ecotype Scorff River chromosome 6, AALO_Geno_1.1, whole genome shotgun sequence genome encodes:
- the LOC125296276 gene encoding uncharacterized protein LOC125296276 — MLTFLLFVFCATFAVGQGEKCLECSGAAWANCVGQEHTCRVSEKCVSAVSVLTQDLSGQDKVPIKKVSRRCADRTLCEKDFSVNFRVADWKIKTKCGENVTMGNEKHSEGKLVCYGCVSDPYYCTKTVKCSETETMCISASETVAGNLVVSKGCATKTMCDLRRDILDVVGFTVVGHVSCCQGNLCNGSGVLTSTSSVCLLLLSMLPWMLP, encoded by the exons ATGTTGACATTTTTGCTATTTGTGTTTTGTGCCACGTTCGCAGTTG GACAAGGAGAAAAATGTCTTGAGTGTTCAGGTGCGGCATGGGCCAACTGTGTTGGACAGGAACATACCTGTCGAGTTTCTGAGAAGTGTGTGTCGGCAGTGTCTGTGCTCACTCAAG ATCTTAGTGGACAAGACAAAGTGCCCATCAAGAAAGTGAGTAGAAGATGTGCAGATCGCACACTCTGTGAGAAGGACTTCTCCGTGAACTTTCGAGTTGCTGACTGGAAGATCAAGACCAAGTGTGGCGAAAATGTAACTATGG GAAATGAAAAACATTCCGAGGGCAAACTGGTATGTTATGGATGTGTTTCTGACCCCTATTATTGCACTAAAACGGTGAAATGCAGTGAAACTGAGACCATGTGCATCAGTGCTTCAG AGACTGTTGCTGGAAATCTTGTGGTCAGCAAAGGCTGTGCAACTAAGACCATGTGCGATCTAAGACGAGACATATTGGATGTGGTGGGGTTTACAGTAGTTGGGCATGTGTCTTGTTGTCAAGGGAACCTTTGCAATGGCAGTGGTGTCTTGACATCCACCTCATCAGTGTGCTTGTTGTTGCTGTCAATGCTTCCCTGGATGCTGCCTTGA